A stretch of the Serratia marcescens genome encodes the following:
- the hemH gene encoding ferrochelatase: MKQEKHGVLLVNLGTPDAPTSSAVKRYLKEFLSDDRVVDTAPLIWWPILNGAILPIRSPRVAKLYQSVWMEEGSPLLVFSRRQQRALAARMPNTPVELGMSYGSPSLAEAIDKLLSQGVTNLVVLPLYPQYSCSTSAAVWDGVARVLKGYRRLPSVAFIRDYAEHPAYIAALQQSVERSFAEHGQPDRLVLSFHGIPKRYARLGDDYPQRCEDTLRALSATLPLAPERVMMTYQSRFGREPWLTPYTDETLKGLPAQGVKHIQLICPGFSADCLETLEEIKEQNREIFLKAGGEKFEYISALNDEPAHIDMMQQLVAQRL; this comes from the coding sequence ATGAAGCAAGAGAAACACGGCGTATTGCTGGTGAACCTGGGCACGCCAGATGCGCCGACCTCGTCGGCGGTCAAACGCTATCTGAAGGAATTCCTCAGTGACGATCGCGTGGTCGACACGGCGCCGCTGATCTGGTGGCCGATCCTCAACGGCGCGATCTTGCCGATCCGCTCGCCGCGCGTGGCGAAGCTGTATCAGTCGGTTTGGATGGAAGAGGGCTCGCCGCTGCTGGTGTTCAGCCGCCGCCAACAGCGGGCGCTGGCGGCGCGCATGCCGAATACGCCGGTGGAGCTGGGCATGAGCTACGGCTCGCCGAGCCTGGCGGAAGCCATCGACAAGCTGCTGTCTCAGGGCGTGACCAACCTGGTGGTGCTGCCGCTCTATCCACAATATTCCTGTTCCACCAGCGCGGCGGTATGGGATGGCGTAGCGCGGGTGCTGAAAGGCTATCGCCGTTTGCCTTCTGTGGCCTTCATCCGCGATTACGCCGAACACCCGGCCTACATCGCCGCGCTGCAGCAAAGCGTGGAGCGCTCGTTCGCCGAGCACGGCCAGCCGGACCGGCTGGTGCTGTCGTTCCACGGCATTCCCAAACGCTATGCGCGCCTGGGCGACGACTACCCGCAACGCTGCGAGGATACGCTGCGTGCGCTGAGCGCCACGCTGCCGCTGGCGCCGGAACGAGTGATGATGACATACCAATCGCGCTTCGGCCGCGAGCCGTGGCTGACGCCGTACACCGATGAGACCCTGAAGGGGCTGCCGGCGCAGGGCGTGAAGCACATTCAGCTGATTTGCCCCGGCTTCTCGGCGGACTGCCTGGAAACGCTGGAAGAGATCAAAGAACAGAACCGCGAGATCTTCCTCAAGGCCGGCGGCGAGAAGTTTGAGTATATCTCGGCGTTGAACGACGAGCCGGCGCATATCGATATGATGCAGCAGCTGGTGGCGCAGCGCCTCTAA
- a CDS encoding inosine/guanosine kinase has product MKFPGKRKSKHYFPVSARDPLLQQAQPESEISTSYIVGIDQTLVDIEAKVDDAFVQRYGLSLGHSLVIEDDVAEALYQELNENNLVTHQFAGGTIGNTMHNYSVLADDRSVLLGVMCSNVKIGSYAYRYLCNTSSRTDLNYLQGVDGAIGRCFTLIGESGERTFAINPGQMNQLRPESIPEEVIAGASALVLSSYLVRCKEGEPMKAATLQAIEYAKKHDVPVVLTLGTKYVIADNPQWWRDFLKENVTILAMNEDEALELTGLSDPLTASDMALEWVDLVLCTAGPNGLYMAGYTEEANKRQTQHPLLPGHIAEFNRYEFSRAMRREHCENPLRVYSHIAPYMGGPERIMNTNGAGDGALSALLHDIAANGYHRHNVPNSSKHVRSYLTYSSLAQVCKYANRVSYQVLNQHSPRLTRGLPEREDSLEESYWER; this is encoded by the coding sequence ATGAAATTTCCTGGTAAACGCAAGTCCAAACACTATTTCCCGGTGAGCGCCCGCGATCCGCTTCTGCAGCAGGCTCAGCCCGAAAGTGAAATCAGCACCTCGTATATCGTCGGCATCGACCAGACGCTGGTGGATATCGAGGCGAAGGTGGACGACGCTTTTGTCCAGCGCTACGGCCTGAGCCTGGGCCACTCTCTGGTGATCGAAGACGACGTCGCCGAGGCGCTGTATCAGGAACTGAATGAAAACAACCTGGTTACCCATCAGTTCGCCGGCGGCACCATCGGCAATACCATGCACAACTATTCGGTGCTGGCGGACGATCGCTCGGTGCTGCTCGGCGTGATGTGCAGCAACGTGAAAATCGGCAGCTATGCCTACCGTTATCTGTGCAATACCTCCAGCCGTACCGATCTCAACTATCTGCAGGGCGTAGACGGCGCCATCGGCCGCTGCTTCACGCTGATCGGTGAAAGCGGCGAGCGCACCTTCGCCATCAACCCAGGCCAAATGAACCAGCTGCGCCCGGAAAGCATTCCTGAAGAGGTGATCGCCGGCGCGTCGGCGCTGGTGCTGAGCTCTTATCTGGTGCGCTGCAAGGAGGGAGAGCCGATGAAGGCCGCCACCCTGCAGGCGATCGAATACGCCAAAAAGCACGACGTGCCGGTGGTGTTGACGCTGGGCACCAAGTACGTGATCGCCGACAACCCGCAGTGGTGGCGCGACTTCCTGAAGGAAAACGTGACGATTCTGGCGATGAACGAAGACGAAGCGCTGGAGCTGACCGGGCTGAGCGATCCGCTGACCGCCTCGGACATGGCGCTGGAGTGGGTGGATCTGGTGCTGTGCACCGCCGGGCCGAACGGCCTGTACATGGCGGGTTACACCGAAGAAGCCAACAAGCGCCAGACCCAGCACCCGCTGCTGCCGGGGCATATCGCCGAGTTCAACCGCTACGAGTTCAGCCGCGCAATGCGCCGCGAACACTGTGAAAATCCGCTGCGCGTTTATTCGCATATCGCGCCGTATATGGGCGGGCCGGAGAGGATCATGAACACCAACGGCGCCGGCGACGGCGCGCTGTCGGCGTTGCTGCACGATATCGCCGCCAACGGCTATCACCGCCATAACGTGCCGAATTCCAGCAAGCACGTGCGCAGCTACCTGACTTACTCCTCCCTGGCGCAGGTGTGTAAATACGCCAACCGCGTCAGCTATCAGGTGTTGAATCAGCATTCGCCGCGCCTCACCCGTGGCCTGCCGGAGCGGGAAGACAGCCTGGAAGAGTCTTACTGGGAGCGTTAA
- a CDS encoding glycerate kinase: protein MKTLKKVVIAPDSFKESLSALGVADAIERGFRQIYPQAHYVKLPMADGGEGTVESMVAATGGEIVQVTVTGPLGEPVQGFYGLLGDGATAVIEMAAASGLHLAPPGRRDPRITTSYGTGELMLAALERGVKAIILGIGGSATNDGGAGMMQALGVKLLDKERRSLPVGGAALAQLAHLDLAGLDARWQRVSVTAACDVDNPLCGEKGASAVFGPQKGATPEMVAQLDAALHHYGELLERETGRAVITQPGAGAAGGMGAALLGMLDARLRPGIEIVTETLRLDEAVRDADLVITGEGRLDSQSIHGKTPIGVARVAKRHGVPVIAIAGSLTPDYSVVHQHGIDAAFSVLDRIVTLEDALADADRNLQVTARNVAAVWQLAQREGPQA, encoded by the coding sequence ATGAAAACGCTGAAAAAAGTGGTTATTGCCCCGGATTCTTTCAAAGAGAGCCTGAGCGCGCTCGGCGTTGCCGACGCCATCGAGCGGGGATTCCGCCAAATTTATCCGCAGGCGCACTACGTGAAGCTGCCGATGGCGGACGGCGGCGAAGGCACGGTGGAGTCGATGGTGGCGGCCACTGGCGGCGAAATCGTCCAGGTGACGGTCACCGGGCCGCTGGGGGAGCCGGTGCAGGGGTTCTATGGCCTGCTGGGCGACGGCGCAACAGCAGTGATTGAAATGGCCGCCGCTTCCGGGCTGCACCTGGCGCCGCCCGGCCGGCGCGATCCGCGCATCACCACCAGTTACGGCACCGGCGAACTGATGCTGGCGGCGCTGGAGCGCGGCGTGAAGGCGATCATTCTCGGCATCGGCGGCAGTGCCACCAACGACGGCGGCGCCGGGATGATGCAGGCGCTGGGCGTGAAGTTGCTGGATAAGGAGCGCCGATCGCTGCCGGTGGGCGGGGCGGCGCTGGCGCAGCTGGCGCATCTCGATCTCGCCGGGCTGGATGCGCGTTGGCAACGGGTGAGCGTAACCGCCGCCTGCGACGTCGATAATCCGCTGTGCGGCGAAAAGGGCGCCTCGGCGGTGTTCGGGCCGCAGAAGGGGGCGACGCCGGAGATGGTGGCGCAGCTCGATGCGGCGCTGCATCACTATGGCGAACTGCTGGAACGGGAAACCGGCCGCGCGGTGATCACCCAGCCGGGCGCGGGCGCGGCGGGCGGCATGGGGGCGGCGCTGCTCGGCATGCTTGATGCGCGTTTGCGGCCGGGCATCGAGATCGTCACCGAAACCCTGCGCCTGGATGAGGCGGTGCGCGATGCCGATCTGGTGATCACCGGCGAAGGGCGGCTGGACAGCCAGTCGATCCACGGCAAAACGCCGATCGGCGTGGCGCGGGTGGCCAAGCGCCACGGCGTGCCGGTGATCGCCATCGCCGGCAGCCTGACGCCGGATTATTCGGTGGTGCATCAACACGGTATCGACGCGGCGTTTTCGGTGCTCGACCGCATCGTGACGCTGGAAGACGCGCTGGCGGACGCCGATCGCAATCTGCAGGTGACGGCGCGCAACGTGGCGGCGGTATGGCAATTGGCGCAAAGGGAAGGCCCACAGGCATAG